One Ignavibacterium album JCM 16511 genomic region harbors:
- a CDS encoding TonB-dependent receptor family protein, producing the protein MLNKYSSLKFVSILFAFFYSNQSFTQDYEEIKDTTKYETQDVVVVGTRSTEKIIDIPYSVFRVDKKELSYGKKTSARDVLADVPGLFLQNRFGTTDLRISIRGFGTRSNSGVRGVKILQDGIPESEPDGESVIDAIDLTSLGGVEVVKGNLSTLYSNAPGGVINFISDIYFPKNYIGSFNQAAKFGYRQNGIKLGLKNNDNRLFLSYNYRNFDGFRQHSRESQHLVNSIYQAFVGTNSTVSLHTNFVNSVSFLPGSLTIEEWYNDPFSADPIAISQNIRKTTKKGRVAGRFITNFGSLQQNELELTGYIGIKELEKIDNEFYSFNTRYSLGGIVRFSNRSEIFNHKNIFTVGMDYAFQSGPITQFDNIAGNKGLDVKNQYNESLSNIGFYFMNHFTVIENSLDLFLSGRFDDNLYSRNIYIPYGFVDTSRNMNGFVPKVGLNYKLTPQIALYSSYGISYDYPALVEMANSPLTSNLSYAINPDLKPQKSNNFELGIKGNIKNEDNEFMKKIVFDVTYFNYLIQDEIIPYVINLKSYFRNAAQTRRTGIEIGFMSEPFEEIEWVVNYTYTNFYYENYEAEIFYPGGSVIENYTNNKVPSVPRHIVNFILVKELELTEEITGLLIWDCDYISGMFVNDKNSERTGDYFYGNIMAGLTFDYEKYSITTFTGIHNIFDRRYVSFININDFNGRFYETGEPRNIYAGLNLSYKF; encoded by the coding sequence ATGCTGAATAAATATTCCTCTCTAAAGTTTGTTTCAATCTTATTTGCTTTCTTCTATTCTAATCAATCCTTTACTCAGGATTATGAAGAAATAAAAGATACGACCAAATATGAAACACAGGATGTTGTTGTAGTTGGTACTCGATCAACCGAAAAAATTATTGACATCCCCTATTCAGTTTTCAGAGTTGATAAAAAAGAGCTTTCATACGGAAAGAAAACTTCTGCTAGAGATGTTTTAGCTGATGTGCCGGGACTTTTTCTTCAGAACAGATTTGGAACAACTGATTTAAGAATATCAATAAGAGGTTTTGGTACAAGATCAAATTCAGGTGTAAGAGGCGTAAAAATTTTACAGGATGGGATTCCGGAATCAGAACCAGACGGCGAATCAGTAATTGATGCTATTGATTTGACTTCTCTTGGCGGTGTTGAGGTTGTTAAAGGAAATCTTTCTACTTTATATTCAAATGCACCAGGAGGTGTAATAAATTTCATTTCAGATATTTACTTTCCTAAAAATTATATTGGTTCATTTAATCAGGCAGCTAAATTCGGCTATAGGCAAAATGGAATCAAACTTGGTTTGAAGAATAATGATAACAGACTTTTTCTGTCATATAACTATAGAAATTTTGATGGATTCAGACAGCATAGCCGGGAATCACAACATCTTGTAAATTCAATCTATCAGGCTTTTGTTGGAACAAATTCAACTGTTTCACTTCATACAAATTTTGTAAATAGTGTTAGTTTTTTGCCTGGCTCACTCACTATTGAAGAATGGTACAATGATCCTTTCTCAGCTGATCCTATTGCAATTTCGCAAAACATAAGAAAGACCACAAAGAAAGGAAGAGTTGCCGGCAGATTTATTACCAACTTCGGTTCACTTCAACAGAATGAGTTGGAACTTACAGGATATATCGGTATTAAAGAACTTGAAAAAATTGATAACGAATTCTATTCATTCAACACAAGATATTCATTGGGTGGAATTGTAAGATTTTCAAATCGCTCAGAGATTTTTAATCATAAAAATATTTTTACCGTAGGCATGGATTATGCATTTCAATCAGGACCAATTACTCAATTTGATAATATTGCAGGTAATAAAGGTCTTGATGTAAAGAACCAATACAATGAAAGTCTGAGCAATATCGGTTTTTATTTTATGAATCATTTTACGGTAATTGAAAATTCACTTGATTTATTTTTATCAGGCAGATTTGACGATAATCTTTATTCAAGAAATATCTATATACCTTATGGATTCGTTGACACTTCAAGAAATATGAATGGGTTCGTACCAAAAGTTGGACTTAATTATAAACTTACTCCGCAGATTGCACTCTATTCTTCCTACGGAATAAGCTATGATTATCCTGCTTTGGTTGAGATGGCAAACAGTCCTTTAACATCAAATTTAAGTTATGCAATCAATCCTGATCTCAAACCTCAGAAGTCAAACAACTTTGAACTAGGAATTAAAGGCAATATAAAAAATGAAGATAATGAGTTTATGAAAAAAATTGTTTTCGATGTAACATATTTTAATTACTTAATTCAGGACGAAATTATTCCTTATGTCATTAATCTGAAATCATACTTCCGCAATGCAGCTCAAACAAGAAGAACGGGAATTGAAATTGGATTTATGAGCGAACCATTTGAAGAAATAGAATGGGTTGTTAATTATACTTACACAAATTTTTATTATGAGAATTATGAAGCTGAGATATTTTATCCCGGCGGTTCCGTTATCGAAAATTATACTAACAATAAAGTTCCATCGGTACCGCGGCATATAGTAAATTTTATTTTAGTTAAAGAATTGGAATTGACAGAAGAAATAACCGGTTTACTAATTTGGGATTGCGATTACATTTCAGGAATGTTTGTAAATGATAAAAATTCTGAAAGAACAGGCGATTACTTTTATGGCAATATAATGGCAGGTTTAACATTTGATTATGAAAAATATTCAATTACAACTTTTACAGGAATCCACAATATCTTTGACAGACGATACGTTAGCTTTATTAATATCAATGATTTCAATGGAAGATTTTATGAAACTGGCGAACCAAGAAATATTTATGCAGGATTGAATTTAAGTTATAAATTCTGA
- a CDS encoding T9SS type A sorting domain-containing protein — protein MLKLKIISLVTIILSIFSNAQIPEQSFRIFPSTITQSEPIVTKSRSNPNLFFGSAVTFNTNTAFRSEGVYVSTNGGITWFGSDTCSGPIILNHGGDPGVVITPNNRLVLTHIGSVFFGMYSHYSDNFGSTWSSAYTISNNQVEDKSSTIIDDNPSSSFLGRIYLAFVSLQTSPFKVYFSYSTNEASSWTTPVVINPNPPARSSGPDLAIKNDGKIFLCWAGMTSTAPIREDFISFASSSDGGINWYVSENIFDVNGITGSLAAKNNIRVNGLPRIAIDNSNGPFKGRIYIVTNEVSNLPAGDDPDIILHYSDNDGITWSQGIRVNQDSFNNGKIQYLPAIDVDDNGGVNIIFYDDRNTTSDSAEVFLARSTNGGINWLEFPISGHRFKPKSVIGGPSNYQGDYITVLSSENKIHAFWMDDYSGIYQIWSRIIDINSLNVENHIADYPKQFTLFQNYPNPFNPATRISWYSPESSWQTLKILDILGNEIVTLIDEYKSAGNYELEFDAAKYNLPSGIYYYRLTTVSYSETKKMILLR, from the coding sequence ATGCTCAAATTAAAAATAATATCGCTTGTAACTATTATACTCAGTATTTTTTCAAACGCTCAAATACCTGAACAAAGTTTTCGGATTTTTCCTAGTACAATTACTCAATCAGAACCTATAGTAACAAAAAGCCGAAGTAATCCAAATCTTTTTTTTGGAAGTGCGGTTACTTTTAACACCAACACAGCATTCAGGAGTGAAGGTGTTTATGTTTCCACAAACGGAGGAATTACCTGGTTTGGTTCAGATACTTGTTCCGGTCCTATAATTTTAAATCATGGTGGTGATCCCGGAGTAGTTATAACTCCGAATAACCGATTGGTATTAACACACATTGGTTCTGTTTTTTTCGGGATGTACAGTCACTATTCTGATAATTTCGGTTCGACCTGGTCTTCAGCATATACAATTTCAAATAATCAGGTTGAAGATAAAAGCTCTACAATCATAGATGATAACCCTTCGAGTTCATTCCTCGGAAGAATTTATCTTGCATTCGTAAGCTTACAAACTTCACCATTTAAAGTTTATTTTTCATACTCAACAAATGAAGCTTCAAGTTGGACAACACCAGTTGTAATTAATCCTAATCCTCCAGCACGTTCATCCGGTCCCGATCTGGCCATAAAAAATGATGGCAAAATATTTTTATGCTGGGCTGGTATGACATCAACCGCACCAATAAGAGAAGATTTTATAAGTTTTGCTAGCTCTTCTGATGGAGGAATCAACTGGTATGTTTCTGAAAACATTTTTGATGTTAATGGTATTACCGGTTCTTTGGCCGCTAAAAATAATATTCGCGTAAACGGACTTCCAAGAATTGCAATTGACAATTCGAATGGTCCTTTTAAAGGAAGAATTTACATTGTAACAAACGAGGTAAGTAATTTACCTGCCGGAGATGATCCTGATATTATTCTGCATTATTCAGATAATGATGGGATTACCTGGTCTCAAGGCATTCGTGTTAATCAGGATTCTTTCAACAATGGTAAAATTCAATACTTACCAGCTATCGATGTTGATGATAACGGCGGAGTTAATATTATTTTCTATGATGACAGAAATACAACAAGTGATTCTGCAGAAGTATTTTTAGCTCGATCAACAAACGGCGGAATAAATTGGTTAGAATTTCCAATTAGTGGTCATAGGTTCAAACCAAAATCAGTGATTGGCGGACCATCAAATTATCAGGGCGATTATATAACTGTCCTATCATCTGAAAATAAAATTCACGCTTTCTGGATGGATGATTATTCAGGTATTTATCAAATATGGTCAAGGATTATAGATATAAATTCACTTAATGTTGAAAATCATATTGCAGATTACCCTAAGCAATTCACTTTGTTCCAAAACTACCCCAATCCTTTTAATCCAGCAACTCGAATAAGTTGGTATTCTCCCGAAAGTAGCTGGCAGACATTAAAGATTTTAGATATACTTGGTAATGAAATCGTAACTTTAATTGATGAGTATAAATCAGCCGGAAATTATGAGTTAGAATTTGACGCTGCAAAATATAATTTGCCAAGCGGTATTTATTATTACAGATTGACAACTGTCAGTTATTCAGAAACAAAAAAGATGATTTTGTTACGATAG
- a CDS encoding T9SS type A sorting domain-containing protein, whose translation MIRIFYYIILFNSFVFTQSGNWNVFQTPVSTNLKNIFAFDSLNIWVAGDSGYILFTSDLGNTWTLQNFRPGFQINDIYFLDQNNGWAIENGTEDGINVDNFILSTTDGGLNWQSRRFRPDNLILYTICFVDQMKGIVGGDNNIFSITTNGGVDWTEIPRDTATFSHFPVHKVRFINDSVGFAVGGIYDRGGVIWHCTNGGFNWMTDSAYADPFFDMVFPDSQTVVALASDIERSFPSAVFKSSDLGNTWFFKEIPYYGVSSGIDNRTSDEIWGTYGQEFIVSTDKGENWVTFPTPDSAIVFDIVFTDSLHGFAVGDSGKFLIYKPTISSVESQLVFTNQSFRLYQNYPNPFNYITNFRIDLDDDSFVNVAVYNSLGEKIQTLFYGDAEKGSIELRFDAKDLASGIYFYSVEMRNKNSTSQTIRSINKMILMK comes from the coding sequence ATGATAAGAATTTTCTATTACATTATTTTATTCAATTCATTCGTGTTTACTCAATCAGGAAACTGGAATGTTTTTCAAACTCCGGTTTCTACAAATCTGAAAAACATTTTTGCATTTGATTCATTAAATATTTGGGTTGCAGGAGATAGTGGATATATTCTTTTTACTAGCGATTTGGGAAATACATGGACATTACAGAACTTTAGACCAGGATTTCAGATTAACGACATTTATTTCCTTGACCAAAATAATGGTTGGGCAATTGAAAATGGTACTGAAGATGGAATAAATGTAGACAATTTTATTTTAAGTACAACAGATGGTGGATTAAACTGGCAATCAAGAAGATTCAGACCTGATAATTTAATTCTTTACACAATTTGTTTTGTTGATCAGATGAAAGGAATTGTTGGTGGAGATAATAATATTTTTTCTATCACTACAAATGGTGGAGTTGATTGGACTGAGATTCCAAGAGATACTGCAACTTTCTCTCATTTCCCGGTTCATAAAGTTAGATTCATAAATGATTCCGTTGGTTTTGCAGTTGGAGGAATCTATGATCGTGGCGGTGTAATCTGGCATTGCACAAATGGCGGATTCAATTGGATGACTGACTCAGCTTATGCCGATCCTTTTTTTGATATGGTTTTTCCTGATTCTCAAACAGTTGTTGCTTTAGCCAGTGATATCGAGCGTAGTTTCCCAAGTGCAGTATTCAAATCATCTGATTTAGGAAATACCTGGTTCTTTAAGGAAATTCCTTACTATGGAGTATCAAGCGGAATTGATAACAGAACTTCAGATGAAATCTGGGGTACTTATGGTCAGGAATTTATTGTTAGCACTGATAAAGGTGAAAACTGGGTAACTTTTCCAACTCCTGATTCTGCGATTGTGTTTGATATTGTATTTACTGATTCATTACATGGTTTTGCAGTTGGTGATAGCGGTAAGTTTTTAATTTATAAACCAACAATTTCTTCTGTTGAATCTCAACTGGTTTTTACTAATCAATCATTCAGGTTGTATCAGAATTATCCTAATCCATTCAATTATATCACCAACTTCAGAATTGATTTAGATGATGATAGTTTTGTAAATGTTGCTGTTTACAATTCACTCGGTGAAAAAATTCAGACGCTATTTTATGGTGATGCAGAAAAGGGAAGTATTGAACTCAGATTTGATGCTAAGGATTTGGCGTCAGGAATTTATTTCTATTCGGTTGAAATGAGAAACAAGAACTCAACTTCGCAGACAATACGCTCGATAAATAAAATGATTTTAATGAAATAA
- a CDS encoding FMN-binding protein translates to MKTLTILFLFLNVLTFSQDIKENIAQALHNCFGNNIRTEYEKLRIENKLRNEIEKKAGQKFFSEEIYFYKIFDENKIKGYALLDNVYGKSLPITFMVMFDLNGKILCSDIIKYREPYGGAVQSKEWNSQFKGKDAQSEFFVGKDVSSISGATISVNSVTKGIKKLTLLIKSLLKK, encoded by the coding sequence ATGAAAACACTGACTATTCTTTTTTTGTTTCTGAATGTTTTAACCTTTTCTCAGGATATTAAAGAAAATATTGCGCAGGCTTTACATAATTGTTTTGGAAATAATATCCGGACTGAATACGAAAAACTAAGGATTGAAAATAAACTTAGGAATGAAATTGAAAAGAAAGCAGGTCAGAAATTCTTTTCCGAGGAAATTTATTTTTACAAAATTTTTGATGAGAATAAAATAAAAGGATATGCTTTGTTGGATAATGTTTACGGTAAATCTCTTCCAATTACTTTTATGGTGATGTTCGACTTGAATGGCAAAATACTATGTTCAGACATTATTAAATATCGTGAACCATATGGAGGAGCCGTTCAAAGCAAAGAATGGAATAGTCAGTTTAAAGGTAAAGATGCGCAATCAGAATTTTTTGTTGGAAAAGATGTAAGTAGTATCAGCGGAGCAACAATTTCTGTGAATTCGGTTACAAAAGGAATTAAGAAACTTACTTTGTTAATTAAATCACTTTTGAAAAAATGA
- a CDS encoding HD domain-containing protein translates to MNQKLIKKSESYVKNILSERCPNNYRYHNYYHVQKVVEAAITISESEKVTDEEKEIIILACLFHDIGYIDICEGHEIKSCVYARNFLSKENYPEKRIQQIESCILATKIPQQPKNKLEMIVCDADLHHLGSDDFLEVGNNLRYEIEYSNKIHFTDEGWLEKTISFNKSHSYFTDYAKRIFGVKKNLNITELEKMLDSERQKFK, encoded by the coding sequence ATGAATCAGAAATTGATAAAAAAATCAGAATCTTATGTAAAAAATATTCTTTCTGAACGATGTCCGAATAATTACAGGTATCATAATTATTATCATGTTCAGAAAGTGGTAGAAGCTGCTATTACGATTTCCGAATCTGAAAAAGTAACAGATGAAGAAAAAGAAATAATCATTCTTGCTTGCCTGTTTCATGATATCGGCTATATTGATATTTGCGAAGGTCACGAGATAAAGAGTTGTGTATATGCAAGAAATTTTCTATCAAAAGAAAATTATCCTGAAAAAAGAATACAACAAATTGAGTCCTGCATCTTAGCTACTAAAATTCCTCAACAACCTAAGAACAAATTAGAGATGATTGTGTGTGATGCCGATCTTCATCATCTTGGTTCCGATGATTTTCTTGAAGTTGGTAATAATCTCAGATATGAAATCGAATACAGTAATAAGATTCATTTTACTGATGAAGGATGGTTAGAGAAAACAATCAGCTTTAATAAAAGTCACTCATATTTTACTGATTATGCAAAAAGAATCTTTGGGGTTAAAAAAAATCTTAATATAACTGAACTTGAAAAGATGCTTGATAGTGAAAGACAAAAGTTCAAATAA
- a CDS encoding SixA phosphatase family protein — MRQLILVRHAKSSWDNPELDDFDRPLNKRGKRDAPFMAILLAEKKVKPDLILSSPAVRTKLTAIEIAKKLGIDKDKIIWNEKIYLASSSKLLKILTGIDDKVRSVMLIGHNPGLTDLQNYLCKEEIDNIPTCGIVCMRTQKDWKSITSKDFELVFFDYPKKYFKKS, encoded by the coding sequence ATGAGACAACTCATATTAGTAAGACATGCAAAATCGAGTTGGGATAATCCTGAGCTAGATGATTTTGATAGACCATTGAATAAGCGTGGTAAAAGAGATGCACCTTTTATGGCAATTTTGTTAGCTGAAAAAAAAGTTAAACCTGATTTGATTCTTTCAAGTCCTGCTGTTCGGACCAAATTAACTGCGATTGAAATAGCTAAAAAATTAGGAATTGATAAAGACAAAATAATTTGGAATGAAAAAATTTATCTTGCCTCATCTTCCAAGCTTCTAAAAATTTTAACCGGGATAGATGACAAAGTAAGAAGTGTTATGCTTATTGGACACAATCCTGGCTTAACTGATTTGCAAAATTATTTATGTAAGGAAGAAATTGATAATATACCTACTTGTGGAATTGTTTGTATGAGAACACAAAAAGACTGGAAGAGTATTACTTCCAAAGATTTTGAATTGGTTTTTTTTGATTATCCGAAAAAATATTTTAAGAAGAGTTAA
- a CDS encoding adenylate/guanylate cyclase domain-containing protein, which translates to MLEAKVFDHIGKVIHYFGDGALTIFGSVIESVICAKEIQTELLKEPKVNLRIGIHSGEIVYDDEGVYGDTVNVASRIESLSKGGCVLFSSKVNDELRNHSEFRTKSLGLFELKNVRHPIEIFALQSEDIVVPSKNDFESRFNLRTESIAVLPFVNMSNEPDNEFFSDGITEEILNALSKIEELKVTSRTSSFAFKGKNFDIREIGKQLGVRNLLEGSVRKVGNRVRITAQLIDTLDGYHKWSDTFDRDIKDIFQLQDEIATTIVSTLKKSLKIQDSQKKPLVKVPTTNLEAYQLFLKANFFWNKWTPSDIKRALQLLKKSVEIDSNFAQGFSALAACYVYLGAIGQLSNQIANEEAKKYAMKALSMDDQLPDGHLSLAMANLFDWKWDESSKSFQRALELSPNNADAHHYYAYYMMAINNTRKAVIEAEKAHELDPLSLPINAFLGDMYMNAGMILDAIEQYKKTLEIDPTFRAAINGLGWAYYQSGNKDEAIKLFKKSQEIGGDEFKSIATLGYIYAKSGELDKVNDCLEKIKFQENKLTEVNYTIDYALVYLGLGNYDKVFEFLNKAFEDKLGALIFIRSRSWKEIHDDERFKTLLSKMNLPAD; encoded by the coding sequence GTGCTTGAAGCAAAAGTATTTGATCATATCGGAAAAGTAATCCATTATTTTGGAGATGGTGCTCTAACCATTTTTGGAAGTGTGATTGAATCAGTTATATGTGCAAAGGAAATCCAAACAGAACTTTTGAAAGAACCTAAAGTAAACCTGAGGATCGGTATTCATTCCGGAGAAATTGTTTATGATGATGAAGGTGTTTATGGAGATACCGTCAATGTCGCTTCAAGAATTGAATCATTAAGCAAAGGAGGTTGTGTACTTTTCTCATCTAAAGTTAATGATGAACTTAGGAACCATTCTGAATTCAGAACTAAATCATTAGGATTATTTGAACTTAAGAATGTAAGACATCCCATTGAAATTTTTGCACTTCAGAGTGAAGATATTGTTGTTCCAAGTAAAAATGATTTTGAATCCAGATTTAATTTGAGAACTGAATCAATTGCTGTTTTACCATTTGTGAATATGAGTAATGAACCTGACAATGAATTTTTCTCTGATGGAATAACTGAAGAAATTCTAAATGCATTATCTAAAATTGAAGAACTTAAAGTAACCTCAAGAACATCATCTTTTGCGTTCAAAGGAAAAAATTTTGATATAAGAGAAATCGGAAAACAACTCGGTGTAAGGAATCTGCTTGAAGGCAGCGTCAGGAAAGTTGGTAACAGAGTCAGAATTACTGCACAGCTAATAGATACACTTGATGGTTATCATAAATGGTCTGACACATTTGATCGTGATATCAAAGATATTTTTCAATTACAGGATGAAATTGCAACAACGATTGTGAGTACACTTAAAAAATCTTTAAAGATTCAGGACTCGCAGAAGAAACCTCTAGTAAAAGTACCAACAACAAATTTAGAAGCATACCAACTTTTCCTTAAAGCAAATTTCTTCTGGAATAAATGGACACCATCAGATATTAAAAGAGCACTTCAGCTACTTAAAAAATCTGTAGAGATAGATTCAAATTTTGCTCAAGGATTTTCAGCATTGGCTGCTTGTTATGTATATCTTGGTGCTATTGGACAATTATCAAATCAAATCGCAAATGAAGAAGCAAAGAAATATGCAATGAAGGCTTTATCAATGGATGATCAACTTCCTGATGGTCATCTTTCACTTGCGATGGCAAACTTATTTGATTGGAAATGGGATGAATCATCTAAATCATTTCAGCGGGCATTGGAATTAAGTCCCAATAATGCTGATGCACATCATTATTATGCTTATTATATGATGGCGATAAATAATACAAGAAAAGCTGTAATTGAAGCTGAGAAAGCACACGAACTTGATCCTCTTTCATTACCCATTAATGCTTTTCTCGGTGATATGTATATGAATGCAGGAATGATTTTGGACGCAATTGAGCAGTATAAAAAAACACTTGAGATTGATCCGACTTTTCGTGCTGCAATAAATGGTTTAGGGTGGGCATACTATCAAAGCGGAAATAAAGATGAAGCAATAAAACTTTTCAAGAAGTCGCAGGAAATTGGTGGCGATGAATTTAAATCAATAGCAACTCTTGGATACATTTATGCTAAGTCAGGAGAACTAGATAAAGTCAATGATTGCCTCGAGAAGATAAAATTTCAGGAGAACAAATTAACAGAAGTTAATTACACAATAGATTATGCCTTAGTTTATCTTGGTTTGGGAAATTATGATAAAGTTTTTGAATTCTTAAATAAAGCTTTTGAAGACAAATTAGGTGCATTAATTTTTATCCGTAGCAGATCTTGGAAGGAAATTCATGATGACGAACGATTTAAAACATTGTTAAGTAAAATGAATTTACCGGCCGATTAA
- the pta gene encoding phosphate acetyltransferase: MKITKEEALLYHSSERVGKIEVIPTKPCLTSRDLSLAYTPGVAEPCREIHKNIEDVYKYTAKGNLVAVVSNGTAVLGLGDIGPEAGKPVMEGKGVLFKRFADIDVFDIEVASHDPKEVIRVCQLLEPTFGGINLEDIKAPECFEIEETLKATMKIPVFHDDQHGTAIISCAALINAVELAGKKLDDVKIIVNGAGASAISCCKHYIRAGVKRENIWMFDTKGCITKDRKDLNKYKEEFAQEKGFASLADAMKGADVFIGLSIGGVVNKDMVKSMAKNPIIFAMANPDPEIMYDEAVSVRDDLIMATGRSDFPNQVNNVLGFPFIFRGALDVRATQINDEMKMAATKALAQLAREKVPEMVIKAYGGEEFEFGKNYIIPKPFDPRVLWYVAPAVAKAAIETGVAKITEMDWDAYREKLKERLGLSKEIIRVMIHKAQQKPKKVVYPEGEEENIIRAAHAVLNDGIAQPILLGNEKIIKQEVERIGYDLNEFTIIDPENCDKCEDYAKAFFERRKRKGATLYDSRNLIRKPNYYGSMMVAQGDADAMISGYSTSYPNTIRPALQCIGVREGLSVVSGMYIVIAKKETYFFADCTVNVNPTKEQLAEIAISTADAVKEFNVEPKLALLSFSNFGSAPYPESVKVQEAVKLIKQKRPDLLVDGEMQADTAVVPEIIEKIFPFAEIKGGANVLIFPNLDAANIAYKLMARIGQATVIGPILLGMAKPVHVLQRGASVDDIINMTAIAVVDAESKNIRRR, from the coding sequence ATGAAAATTACTAAAGAGGAAGCTCTGTTATATCACAGTTCTGAAAGAGTTGGTAAAATTGAAGTAATTCCAACTAAGCCTTGTTTGACCTCAAGAGATTTATCACTTGCTTATACTCCCGGAGTTGCCGAACCTTGCCGGGAAATCCATAAAAATATAGAAGATGTTTATAAATACACAGCAAAAGGAAATCTTGTTGCAGTGGTTTCAAATGGAACAGCTGTTTTGGGTTTGGGCGATATTGGTCCTGAAGCCGGAAAACCAGTAATGGAAGGTAAAGGCGTTCTGTTCAAAAGATTTGCAGATATAGATGTGTTTGATATCGAAGTAGCTTCTCATGATCCGAAAGAGGTTATCAGAGTGTGTCAGTTATTAGAACCAACCTTTGGTGGAATAAATTTAGAAGACATTAAAGCTCCGGAATGTTTCGAGATTGAAGAAACACTCAAAGCAACAATGAAAATTCCGGTTTTCCACGATGATCAGCACGGGACTGCAATTATTTCTTGCGCAGCTTTAATAAATGCTGTGGAACTTGCAGGAAAAAAATTAGATGATGTGAAAATAATTGTTAATGGGGCAGGAGCTTCCGCTATTTCCTGTTGCAAACATTATATCAGAGCAGGAGTAAAAAGAGAAAATATCTGGATGTTTGACACAAAAGGATGTATAACTAAAGACCGAAAAGATCTCAATAAATACAAAGAAGAGTTCGCTCAGGAAAAAGGTTTTGCTTCTTTGGCCGATGCAATGAAAGGTGCTGATGTTTTTATTGGACTTTCAATTGGTGGTGTTGTAAATAAAGATATGGTTAAATCAATGGCAAAGAATCCTATAATTTTTGCAATGGCTAATCCTGATCCGGAAATTATGTATGACGAAGCTGTTTCAGTTCGTGATGATTTGATTATGGCAACCGGAAGAAGTGATTTTCCCAATCAGGTAAATAATGTGCTTGGATTTCCGTTCATTTTCCGTGGAGCTCTTGATGTCAGAGCAACACAAATTAATGATGAAATGAAAATGGCAGCTACAAAGGCTTTAGCCCAATTAGCAAGAGAAAAAGTTCCCGAGATGGTTATCAAAGCTTATGGTGGAGAGGAATTTGAATTTGGTAAGAATTATATTATTCCGAAACCTTTTGATCCCAGAGTTTTATGGTATGTTGCACCTGCGGTAGCAAAAGCAGCAATTGAAACAGGTGTTGCAAAAATTACCGAAATGGATTGGGACGCATATAGAGAAAAACTGAAAGAAAGATTAGGATTATCAAAAGAGATAATCAGGGTTATGATTCACAAAGCTCAGCAGAAACCTAAAAAAGTTGTTTATCCTGAAGGAGAAGAGGAAAATATCATTCGTGCCGCACACGCAGTATTAAATGATGGTATAGCTCAACCAATATTACTTGGTAATGAAAAAATTATCAAGCAGGAAGTTGAAAGGATAGGATATGATCTGAATGAGTTTACAATCATCGATCCTGAAAATTGTGATAAGTGTGAAGACTATGCAAAAGCATTCTTTGAAAGAAGAAAAAGAAAAGGTGCAACTCTTTACGATTCAAGAAATCTCATCAGAAAGCCAAATTACTATGGTTCAATGATGGTTGCTCAAGGTGATGCTGATGCAATGATAAGCGGATACTCAACAAGTTATCCGAATACAATCAGACCTGCTTTGCAATGCATTGGTGTCAGAGAAGGTTTAAGTGTTGTTTCTGGAATGTATATTGTAATTGCAAAGAAGGAAACTTATTTCTTTGCAGATTGTACTGTAAATGTCAATCCAACAAAAGAACAACTTGCAGAGATTGCAATTTCAACCGCAGATGCTGTTAAAGAATTTAATGTTGAGCCTAAACTTGCGCTGCTTTCATTTAGTAATTTCGGTAGTGCACCTTATCCAGAATCTGTAAAAGTTCAGGAGGCAGTTAAATTAATAAAACAAAAAAGACCTGACTTACTTGTAGATGGAGAAATGCAGGCAGATACAGCTGTTGTTCCTGAAATTATCGAAAAAATTTTCCCGTTTGCTGAAATCAAAGGTGGAGCCAATGTTTTAATATTTCCCAATCTTGATGCAGCTAATATTGCTTACAAGCTGATGGCAAGAATCGGGCAGGCAACTGTAATCGGACCAATTCTCTTGGGTATGGCTAAACCAGTTCATGTTTTGCAAAGAGGAGCATCAGTGGATGATATTATAAATATGACTGCTATCGCAGTGGTTGACGCTGAATCGAAAAATATCAGGAGAAGATAA